The bacterium genomic interval CGCACTACGGCACGTTCCACGGCGGAATGATGGCCGAGTCCCTGCTCGGGCTCATGCAACACTTCAACCGCAGGATTGGCGCGATGCTCGACAACGAGACGCGGCGCGACTGGGACCGGAATCTGCAGTTCCCCGGTCGCATGCTGCGCAATCAACACGCCGTGATCATCGGCTACGGCCAGATCGGCCGGGAATGCGCCCGGTTGCTGGGCGCGCTGGGCATGAGCGTTTCGGGAGTCCAGCGCTCACACAGCGCCGGAATCGATCCGGCCAGCGGTGCCAGTTATTGCGGACTCGACGAACTCGATTCTCAGCTCGCGCGCGCCGACCACGTGGTCCTGCTCCTGCCCGGAGGCGACGCGACACGCGGATTCATGAACAGGGAACGGCTTTCGAAGATGCGAGCGGGGGCCTTCATCTACAACTTCGGACGCGGCACGGTCTTGCCAGAAGCCGATCTGCTCGAAGCGCTGAATGAGGGAACACTGGCTGGAGCCGGACTCGATGTGACGGAAATCGAGCCGCTACCCGCCGATTCTCCGCTCTGGTCGCACCCTCAGGTCTTCGTCATGCCGCATTCATCCTGCGTCTACGAAGAGTACCGGGCACTGCACGTCGAAGAACTCACGCGCGCGCTACAGCCGTACCTGCAAGCCTAGCTTCGCGCCCTCACCCGTCGCACACCAGTACCGCCGCGCCCTGAATCGCGCCGTTGCGCAGACAATCGAGAGCCCGGTTCGCGTCGCGCAATTCGAAAGGAGTGACGTGCGTCGTGACCGGGTTGCGGGTGATGAACTCGAAGAACCCCAGCCCATCGGCGCGCGTCAGGTTGGCCACCGAGATCAGACGCCGTTCGCCCCAGAGCAGAGCATAGGGGAAGCTCGGAATATCACTCATGTGGATTCCCGCGCATACCACGGTTCCACCGGGCCGCACGGCCGCCAGCGCGAGCGGCACGAGTTCGCCCAGTGGAGCGTAGAGGATTGCCGCGTCGAGCGGTTCCGGAGACGAGTCGGTCGAGGACCCCGCCCAGACTGCGCCGAGTTCGCGCGCGAACGCCTGCGATTCCGTGTCTTCAGGCCGCGTGAAGGCGTACACCTCGCGCCCCTCTGCACGCGCCATCTGGATGACGATGTGGGCCGCGGCGCCAAATCCATACAGTCCCAGCCGGGACGGGTCACCCGACATCCGATAGGAGCGATAGCCGATCAGCCCGGCACACAGCAGTGGTGCAGCCTCGACCGATCCGTAGAGGTCGGGGATCGAGAAGGCGAAGCGGGCATCGACGATCGCCTCCTGAGCAAAGCCACCGTCGCCCGAGAAGCCACTGAAACGAGCTCGAGCACACAGATTCTCGCGTCCGGCCCGACAGTCGGCACACGTGCCGCAGGTCCAGGCCAGCCAGGGGATCCCGACCCGATCACCGACGCGATGAGGCGCCTGCGGCGCGCGAGTCTCGATCACCCGGCCGACGATTTCATGCCCCGGGGTGATCGGAAGCGTCGCTGGGGCGAGATCCCCGTCGATCAGGTGCAGATCGGTGCGACACACTCCGCACGCCTCGACGCGGAGCACGATCTCGCCTTCGCCCGGATCCCTGCGCTGGACCTGCCGCAACACGAGAGGTTGCCCGATGCCCTCGATTCGCATCGCCCACATGAAGAGAGTTGTAGCATCACGGCCGCGGGTGTCTCGTTGTGCGGGCGAACACGCGCTGGGCGTCTTCTTCTCGCGACGCGACCTGGAAGCCTGCGGGAAGCTAGCCTTCGGACTTCCAGGTATCCCAGTAGGTGATGTGCTCGGGAGGGCGACGGGTCGCCTGCTTGAAGTCATCACCGACCGTATAGGCGACCGGAAGCAGTCCGCATTGCGTCACGCCCTCGGGAATCCCCAGTAGCTCAGCTGCTTCGGCCTCCGCTGCCAGGTGCATCGTGGTCAGAACCGTGCCGAGTCCTCGCGAGCGCAACGCGAGTTGAAAGCTCCAGACCGCGGGAAACATCGAACCGAAGAAGCCCGCCGCCATGCCCGAGGGCGCCTCTGCCGGCAACCGTCCCTTCAAGCAGGGGATGACGTGGACGGGGACTTCGTGGAGGTGTTCGGTGAGATAGACGGCAGAGTCGAGTACGCGCGCAGTCTGTTCTCTGCCCGAGGCTTGCGCTTGATCGCGGCCCGCGGCCAGATAGTCGGCGCCGGACTTGCGATACATCTCGGCGAGTGCGCGGCGCTTGTCGGCATCGGTCACGATCAACCAGCGCCAACCCTGCATATTCGATCCAGTGGGAGCCTGCTGCGAAAGCCGGATGCAATCCAGAATCACCTCGCGAGGCACATCTCGCGTCAGATCGAGGCGCTTGCGAACGGCGCGCGTGGTCGAAAGAAGTCGGTCCGTGGTTTTGAGGTCGAATGACATGGCCCGGAGTATACGGGGAACCCGTGTTGAATCCGAATCGTCCGATCCGCGCTGGGGAACAGGGGCTCGGCTTCGTCAGGACGACGGTTCAGCGCACGCTTCGCGATATTCGGCCGCGAGTTCCTCGTAGTGTGAAACCCGCCGCTCGCTCTCATCCTGTTCCGCTTCGCTCAGTTCGCGCACGTAGCGGGCCGGCTGCCCCGCCCAGAGCTGACCCGACAGAACTCGCTTGCCTGGAGTGACCAGCGCACCGGCCGCGACCATGGCACGGCTTTCCACGACCGCTTCGTCCATCACGACTGCACCCATTCCAATGAACGCCCGGTCCTCGAGCCTGCAGGCGTGAATGACGCACTGATGACCGATCAGGACGTCGTCCCCGATCGTCGCGGCCCAGCCGTCGTTCGTCACGTGGATGATCGTGCCGTCCTGAATATTCGTTCGCGCGCCGATGCGAATCGGCTGAACGTCTCCGCGAAGCACGCAACCAAACCACACGCTCGAGCGCGCACCGATCTCCACGTCGCCAATTACCGAGCAGCCTGGAGCGAGGAAAGCGTCGGCGGCGACGCGCGGTAGCACACCGCGATAAGGCAAGACGATGGGGGCTGTACTCATCGGAGCATCCTATCAGTTCGTTCGGGGTGAACTTCGAACACTCGGTACATGGGCTGCAGTTCTCCAAGCGCCGAGATTCTCGGACCGGAAGAAAGCAACGCGAAACCGGGGACGGATCCAGAATCCAGACGCCGAAACAAGCTGCGCTCGGCTTCGGGTCGCAGTCGAAGCGTTTCGGGATCCACCAACGACTCCCGGCCCAGTGTCTTCGGTGCGTAATACAGAAAGCTCGGGTCGTACCACGTCACCACCCAGCGCACTCGTCGCGCCAGGAGTCGAGCGCGGAGATCAGATGCATCTTCCGGGGTCGAAAGGAGCATGCGGTGAGCATCGAGAATTCCCTCGAGGTTTCTGTGGTAACCCGAGGCGACCACTGGAAGATCCCCGTAGTACATCAGGTGAGCTCCCAACTGCCAGTGCGCCAGCACACTGTGTCCAGGCGCCGTTCGTGCGCGCTCGCGGAGTTCCAAGGCCAGTCCGCGGGAAGCTTCTGCAACCGCGACCGCAGATTTCGAATGGGCGGGTAGCGAGGTGGCGGCCGCCAGACCCAGGACGACGCACGCCAGTGCGACAAGCGTTTGGCCAGGTGGCCTCCGGCGTCGGATCGCATCCGCACCCAGCACGAGCACCAGCGGGTACAAGGGCGCGAACAGATGGGCGAGTTTGACCTCCCAGCAGGCCAGCGCAAGCGTCCCACTCGCCAGAACGATTCCGGCCACGCGAAGCCGCCTGGAGCGCTCGGCATCGAATGCGAAGGCCACAAGAGCGAGTGGGAAGACTGGCAGTAGAAACGAGAAACGGTGCAGCGCAGGCCAGAAGGTGAAGCGCAGATCCGGCCCGACAAACAGATGCCGGAACTCGGAGACCTCGCCCTGCACCCAGTTCTGCACCGCGGAAAAGGCCGCGAATTCTGCGCCGATTGCATCGCGCAGTCCGCCGAACAGCGCCAGTGGCATCAGTCCCAGGGCGATCGCGAGACCCGCACAGGCCAGCACTCGTCCGGCCGTTGCGGCCCGCGCTCGACCCGCGATCCCCACGAAGCCGCTGAAGACCGCGGCCTGGTAGAGCTGGAACCAGGATATGCGATCGAATTCCGCATTCGCCCAGACGGCCTGTTCGCTGGCGAGGCCCAGACACAGAGTCCCCAGCCAGCCGAGGCACCAGGCACGCTGCGCGCGCCAGAAACTGCGCCCGGGCAAACCGAACAACGCCAGAGCCAGGACCGCCGCGCACCACAGCCAGAACAAGAGCATCGACTCGGTCGAAACCCAGACGGCCAGCCCGAGGCCGGCACCGGCTGCAGCCGCCAGTCCGGTGCGTGCGCGTCCATCGAGCGCAATCAGCGAACCGTACACAAAACCGACCAGAGCCAGATGCTGCAGATTCTGGTGATCGCCATTGCCGAGCCACGATACGTTGACCAGCGAATACGACAACGCGTAGAACCCACCGACGCATAGCGCGCCGAGATCGCCACACAGCCTTCGGGCTCCCAGCAGGAGTAGCCAGAGCGAGCAGGTCGCGAGTACGGGTCCGGCGACCAGCGTACCCGCCTCGTAGGTGCGAGCCCCGGGAAAGAAAACAGCTGCGGGAACATCCAGTGCGCGAATCACCCGATCCATCGGCTGGGTCCAGTGACTGGTGCTGCCCTGCGGAAAGCCGTCCTTGCGTTCCAGGACCGGATAGTCCGTTTCGCGATCGAGCGTCCGGAGGCGCTCCAGGCGGCGCACCGAGTCGTTGTCCCAGAACAACAGACCATCGCTGCGCACGACCTCTCCAAAATTCCAGCAACGCACGAGCAAGCCCAGGAGCAGGAGTGCAGCCACACCGACCCCCCAGGCGCGCGAGTGCTGCGCCAACATTCCCGCGCGCGGGTCGACCTGGAACAGTGAAGGCAAGCGCCCATCCTAACGAACCGAGCGCCCGGACTGGCGAAGATGACACGACTTCGCGAGCGATGACCCGACTTCTAAAGGCGGCGGAGGGGGATTCCGACCTCAATCAGAATGAGCAAACCAAAACGCGCATTCCCCCGGATCAAGCGACGAGTGAGCTGTGACCTCACGGTGGGCGACAGTCGCCACGTGGGCGTGGTTCTGGATCTGTCTCCGAGGGGCTTTTTCGTCCAGACGGGCGCAAGCGTGGACATCGGCGCCAAGGTGGACGTCGCCTTGTGTGGCCGTGATGGCGCGATGGTGGAGGTCGAAGCCGTCGTCACGAACCGTCGCAAGATCCCGCCACAACTGGCCTCCGTCGCGCGCGGTGGACTCGGCTGCTGCCTGAAGACCACGCCCGAGGACTACTACCGGCTTCTTGCGAACATCAGTCCCGCCTAGCGAGTTCGCGCGCTTCTTCGAGCGAAACGAGGCGCAGCCTCGGGGGCTCTGCCTCTTCGGAGGCTTGCAAGAAGCGGATGGCGAGCAGTCCCTGTTCGTGACCGGCCGCATTCAGCCAGTTCTGGTGGCCTGGATCGCGGTGCGCGATCACCAGCCGATCGGAGCCGTCCGCTTCGACGCGTAATTCCCGATCGTTGACCTCCTCATCCCATTCGATCGCGTCGCCATCAGCCGGTATCCGTAGCGACCATCGAGTGCCGCCACATGGTAGTCGACGTCCGGATTGTCATCGATCAACTTGCGCTGGGGGCTCCCCCCAGGAAGCCTGCGACGATCAACCCCCACGAGCGCATCCCTGCGGATTCTGAGCTCATCCCTGCCCCACGAGTCCGGCGTCGCCCATATCACCCGCAGGTCCGGGACCGTCAGTGCCGAGACGCCCGCCTTTGTCGAAATGTCCCCGGCCGGGAAGATGATTGAATTCGACGCGAATGCCGTCGGGATCCTCGAAGAGAATCGAATAGTAGCCGGGCGCGAAACCGGCCTCTTCGGGGCCGTGGATCAGCTTCGCGTTCAACTCGTTCTTCACGAATTCGCAGATGGCGTCGACGCTCTCGCGATCGCGAGCGCGGAAGCAGAAGTGGTGCAGACCGGATCGGTTCTGGTCAAAACGCGAGTCGTCGCCTCCTTCGGGGATTCCCCTCACGAGGATCCCGGTGCGACTGCCGATGCAGTAGACGATTCCCTCGCCGCGAACCAGGGTCTTCATTTCCAGGAAATGACAGAGCTTTTCCCAGAACGGCAGGCATTCCTCGACATTGCTCACCGTCAGCTGGATATGGGCGATCCCATTCACTTCGACTGTCACTCGATCCTCCTCAAATGCTCCTTTTCGGGCCTGAACAGGCTTCCAGCTTACGCCATTCGCCCGAGCCAATACTTCGGGCTGTAGGGCCATCCCCCGCAGAAAGCACCCGTATGCTAGAAGAGCCATCCAACCAGCCGCCAACCGGAAGGGCGGATGCATCGACGGCCCGCACCGCTTCTCCTACACTTTTCGGGCCAAAGCCTGGGGGGGTGGGAGTGACGGCCGAGAACCCGATCCACGACTTTACGGGAAAGCTGCGTCAGCCAGTTCTGGCGCCGCAGCTACAAGCGTATGTCGAATGGCGGCGGGCATTGGAGCGAGCCCGCGCGAATGGAGAGCCGGACCCTCCACCGCCGGACCTGGCCCCGGTTTCGATCAACCTGGACCTGACGACCGCCTGCAATTTCCGTTGCACCCATTGCATCGACTGGGGAATCCTCAACACAAAGCACAAGTACCAGGAACAGGAACTGCGAGACAGCTTGATGCTCATGGCGGAGCGGGGTCTGCGTTCCGTGATCCTGATCGGCGGGGGTGAGCCCACGCTCTTCCCGAGATTCCCGGCTTTCGTCGAATACCTGAAGGAACTCGGCCTACAGGTCGCCATCGTGAGCAATGGCAGTCGCGGTCATCACCTCGCAGAAGCCGCGCGCCACATGGACGAACGCGACTGGATCCGTCTCTCACTGGACTCCGGCAGCAACGGTTTGTTCCAGGCGATGCACAGACCGGCCGCGGGAGTCGATCTCGATACCATCTGCCAGTCCATTCCTAAGATCAAAGAAGCCAACCCGAAAGTGCGCGTGGGCTTCTCGTACATCATCGTGTGGAGCGGCGCATCGCGCGAAGACAACGAGATCTTCGAGAACATCCACGAAATCACGACCGCGGCGAGGCGAGCCAAACGCTCGGGATTCGACTACATCGCGTTCAAGCCCGTGCTGGAGCGCCAGACGGACGGTGCGGAGGTCATGGACCCCTCGAAGACTTCGCGAGAAACAGCTGACGTGATCGCGAGTATTCGCGTCGAGGTCGACCAGGCCAAGGAACTCGCGGACGACAAGTTCGAAGTGTATGAGAGCATCAATCTGCGCATGCTCGAAGACGGCAGCTGGCACGAGTTCGCCCGCCAACCGCGCACCTGCCATATGCAGGCGCTGCGTCAGGTACTGACGCCGACGGGTCTGTTCAACTGCCCCGCGCACCGCGGAGTGGCCAAAGCCGAGATCGCGGGAAAGACCGCCTTCAACGATGAGCAATCGGCCGCCGAGACCGGCAGCCAATTGCTCAGGATTCTGGATGACTTCGACGCGAGCAAGGAATGCCGCGAGGTCACCTGCCTCTACAACGACGTAAACTGGTGGCTCGAGAAATTGATCCACGATCCCCTTCTGGATCTGGATGCCGAAGTCGGAGAAGAGCGCCAGGATTACTTCCTGTAGTTCGATGGATGCGCCCCGCCGCATCCTGGTATGCGCACCGAACTGGCTCGGTGACGTCCTCATGGCAACGCCTGCGTTGCGCGCTCTGCGACGGGCGCACCCGGATGCCGAGATCAGCATTTCAGCCCGAGCGAATCTGGTTGCGCTGATCGCAGCGCTGCCCGGTGTCGACCACACGCTTCCCGCTGCGCAAAAAGGCTGGGCGGCCGCCCGCGCGCAGGCATCGACTCTGAGTGCGCAGGGCTTTGACTGGGCGGTCTTGCTGCCCGATTCCTCCACTGTGGCCCTGCCACCTTTCCTGGCCAGGATTCCCCTGCGCGCGGGTTATGCGCGCGAACCGCTGCGTCGCTTGCTGATCAACCGGGCGGTCCCGCTGCCGCGTCAGGCCGGAAAACGCCTGCCGATATCCATGATCGAGCGCTACCTGAGGATTACACGTGCAATCGGTTGCCCTGATGCCGGATTATCGCTGGACCTGGAGGTGCACTCGAAGGATCGCGAAGCCATCGCCAAACGCCTGGAGGCCGCGCAGGTCGACTCGCGAGAGTCCCTGCTGGTGGTGACACCGGGCGCGAACTTTGGAGCCAGTAAACTCTGGCCTGCCGAACACTTCGCCGAGGCCTGCACAAGACTGCGCACTTGCCACGGATTGCGGGCGGTACTCGCGCCCGGGCCCGGAGAGGAGCCCGTGGCGAGGCAGATCGCAGAACTGGCGGACGGCGCAGCGCTGGTGCTCGATGAACCCTGTACCAGCCTGCTCGAACTGGCGGCCTTGATCGAACGCGCCACACTCGTGCTGAGCAACGACACCGGTCCGCGCCATATGGCCGTCGCTCTCGCGACGCCCGTCATCTCCCTGCTCGGGCCCACGGACCCGAGACACACCGAGCACCTGCTGGAGGGCCAACGAATCTTGCGCGAAGCGGTCGACTGCAGTCCCTGCCACCAGAAAACTTGCCCGACCGATCATCGCTGCATGACCCGTCTCGCCCCCGCACGCGTCGAGCAGGCGGCGCGGGAACTCCTGTCGTGAGCGCCCCCATCATCGCCGACTATCGCGAACTGGCGCGCGAACTGAAATCCGAACGGGACGCGCAACGCAGCATCGCACTCGCCAACGGCTGTTTCGATCTGCTGCACGTCGGGCACGTGCGCCTGCTAGCCGCCGCCCGTCGCGAAGCCGATGTGCTGGTCGTCGCCCTGAACAGCGATGAAAGCGCTCGCGCGCTCAAGGGGCCGAACCGGCCCGCAGTCCCCCTGATCGAACGCATGGAACTGGTTGCAGCTCTGGCCGATGTCGACTACGTGACGAGCTTCGGCGAACCCACGGCCGACGCGATCATTCGCGCGCTGCAACCGAACGTGCTGATCAAGGGAACCGACCGCACACCCGACGAGGTTCCGGAGCGGGAAACCCTGCGCGAGATCGGTGCCCGCGTCGCGATCTGCGGCGATCCCAAGACACATTCTTCCAGCGAATTGGTCGACAAGCGTCCGTGAGTCAAGCGCCTGCGTCGATCTGCTCCCGGTAGGCCGAAGTCAGCGCCGAGAGCATTTCGAGTCGCGCGGCCAGTGGCGCCGGGTCTGGAGGCTCGGCACCGGCGAGCACGCGGGTCAGAGTCGAGACGAAGTCCTCCAGGCGCGCCGTCAGCGGATCCG includes:
- a CDS encoding zinc-dependent alcohol dehydrogenase family protein — protein: MWAMRIEGIGQPLVLRQVQRRDPGEGEIVLRVEACGVCRTDLHLIDGDLAPATLPITPGHEIVGRVIETRAPQAPHRVGDRVGIPWLAWTCGTCADCRAGRENLCARARFSGFSGDGGFAQEAIVDARFAFSIPDLYGSVEAAPLLCAGLIGYRSYRMSGDPSRLGLYGFGAAAHIVIQMARAEGREVYAFTRPEDTESQAFARELGAVWAGSSTDSSPEPLDAAILYAPLGELVPLALAAVRPGGTVVCAGIHMSDIPSFPYALLWGERRLISVANLTRADGLGFFEFITRNPVTTHVTPFELRDANRALDCLRNGAIQGAAVLVCDG
- a CDS encoding PilZ domain-containing protein, with the translated sequence MSCDLTVGDSRHVGVVLDLSPRGFFVQTGASVDIGAKVDVALCGRDGAMVEVEAVVTNRRKIPPQLASVARGGLGCCLKTTPEDYYRLLANISPA
- a CDS encoding VOC family protein; its protein translation is MTVEVNGIAHIQLTVSNVEECLPFWEKLCHFLEMKTLVRGEGIVYCIGSRTGILVRGIPEGGDDSRFDQNRSGLHHFCFRARDRESVDAICEFVKNELNAKLIHGPEEAGFAPGYYSILFEDPDGIRVEFNHLPGRGHFDKGGRLGTDGPGPAGDMGDAGLVGQG
- a CDS encoding radical SAM protein, producing MTAENPIHDFTGKLRQPVLAPQLQAYVEWRRALERARANGEPDPPPPDLAPVSINLDLTTACNFRCTHCIDWGILNTKHKYQEQELRDSLMLMAERGLRSVILIGGGEPTLFPRFPAFVEYLKELGLQVAIVSNGSRGHHLAEAARHMDERDWIRLSLDSGSNGLFQAMHRPAAGVDLDTICQSIPKIKEANPKVRVGFSYIIVWSGASREDNEIFENIHEITTAARRAKRSGFDYIAFKPVLERQTDGAEVMDPSKTSRETADVIASIRVEVDQAKELADDKFEVYESINLRMLEDGSWHEFARQPRTCHMQALRQVLTPTGLFNCPAHRGVAKAEIAGKTAFNDEQSAAETGSQLLRILDDFDASKECREVTCLYNDVNWWLEKLIHDPLLDLDAEVGEERQDYFL
- a CDS encoding adenylyltransferase/cytidyltransferase family protein translates to MSAPIIADYRELARELKSERDAQRSIALANGCFDLLHVGHVRLLAAARREADVLVVALNSDESARALKGPNRPAVPLIERMELVAALADVDYVTSFGEPTADAIIRALQPNVLIKGTDRTPDEVPERETLREIGARVAICGDPKTHSSSELVDKRP
- a CDS encoding gamma carbonic anhydrase family protein produces the protein MSTAPIVLPYRGVLPRVAADAFLAPGCSVIGDVEIGARSSVWFGCVLRGDVQPIRIGARTNIQDGTIIHVTNDGWAATIGDDVLIGHQCVIHACRLEDRAFIGMGAVVMDEAVVESRAMVAAGALVTPGKRVLSGQLWAGQPARYVRELSEAEQDESERRVSHYEELAAEYREACAEPSS
- a CDS encoding nitroreductase family protein, with amino-acid sequence MSFDLKTTDRLLSTTRAVRKRLDLTRDVPREVILDCIRLSQQAPTGSNMQGWRWLIVTDADKRRALAEMYRKSGADYLAAGRDQAQASGREQTARVLDSAVYLTEHLHEVPVHVIPCLKGRLPAEAPSGMAAGFFGSMFPAVWSFQLALRSRGLGTVLTTMHLAAEAEAAELLGIPEGVTQCGLLPVAYTVGDDFKQATRRPPEHITYWDTWKSEG
- a CDS encoding D-2-hydroxyacid dehydrogenase is translated as MAPRLDVCLRSPIRAFDFSEADLAPLRSAFPALELVIHERVRDLIAALPESELIVTWMLRADAFAKAPALRAVFTPSAGNDWVAEDPAGRVPTHYGTFHGGMMAESLLGLMQHFNRRIGAMLDNETRRDWDRNLQFPGRMLRNQHAVIIGYGQIGRECARLLGALGMSVSGVQRSHSAGIDPASGASYCGLDELDSQLARADHVVLLLPGGDATRGFMNRERLSKMRAGAFIYNFGRGTVLPEADLLEALNEGTLAGAGLDVTEIEPLPADSPLWSHPQVFVMPHSSCVYEEYRALHVEELTRALQPYLQA
- the waaF gene encoding lipopolysaccharide heptosyltransferase II, which gives rise to MDAPRRILVCAPNWLGDVLMATPALRALRRAHPDAEISISARANLVALIAALPGVDHTLPAAQKGWAAARAQASTLSAQGFDWAVLLPDSSTVALPPFLARIPLRAGYAREPLRRLLINRAVPLPRQAGKRLPISMIERYLRITRAIGCPDAGLSLDLEVHSKDREAIAKRLEAAQVDSRESLLVVTPGANFGASKLWPAEHFAEACTRLRTCHGLRAVLAPGPGEEPVARQIAELADGAALVLDEPCTSLLELAALIERATLVLSNDTGPRHMAVALATPVISLLGPTDPRHTEHLLEGQRILREAVDCSPCHQKTCPTDHRCMTRLAPARVEQAARELLS